One Thermococcus sp. DNA segment encodes these proteins:
- a CDS encoding cell wall-binding repeat-containing protein, with protein sequence MVRRALALVFILVIASSFVIPLIGAQSENPKYDLIIVRNDDPIDYIVALPYSKMLGIPILPVNPKELDTTMQAQLQSYAQFGWSHVLIIGDSKAVSDTVQDQLMSLGFIPERIGGVVRTATAAKLAEYFYPNGKDTVVIASSSDYGSALAAARFAMNYDYPLLLNPETNLSVYTEEALKKLKPSLVILVGAGLPANLEQTLNSLGYHTYWYKKNVEITIKPPAKGKETDWTKVIIAVALSLAVAVPGSLYYARKKWAENRVPIEVLTEKERIVVKAIVQRGGEVKQEDLPELTGYSRPTISRIIQELEKKQLVTREKIGKTFMVKLTKDIIMRD encoded by the coding sequence AATCCGAAAACCCCAAATACGACCTTATCATCGTCAGGAATGATGATCCGATAGATTACATAGTTGCCTTACCCTATTCAAAGATGCTGGGCATTCCAATCCTGCCCGTTAATCCCAAAGAACTGGACACCACGATGCAGGCCCAGCTCCAGTCATACGCCCAGTTCGGATGGAGTCACGTTCTGATAATCGGTGACTCAAAGGCCGTGAGCGACACCGTACAGGACCAGCTCATGAGCCTGGGCTTTATCCCCGAGAGAATTGGGGGTGTGGTGAGAACCGCAACGGCGGCGAAACTGGCGGAGTACTTCTACCCCAACGGAAAGGACACCGTGGTAATAGCAAGCTCCAGCGACTACGGTTCGGCCCTAGCGGCGGCGCGCTTCGCCATGAACTACGATTACCCTCTCCTCCTCAATCCCGAGACCAATCTCTCGGTGTACACCGAGGAGGCACTCAAGAAGCTCAAACCAAGTTTGGTGATACTCGTCGGTGCCGGCCTCCCCGCGAACCTAGAGCAGACCCTGAACTCACTGGGGTACCACACCTACTGGTACAAGAAGAACGTCGAGATAACAATAAAACCACCGGCGAAGGGGAAAGAGACCGACTGGACAAAGGTCATCATAGCCGTGGCCCTCTCCCTTGCAGTGGCGGTTCCAGGATCCCTCTACTACGCCAGGAAGAAGTGGGCCGAGAACAGGGTTCCCATTGAGGTGCTCACCGAGAAGGAGCGCATAGTTGTCAAGGCCATAGTGCAGAGGGGCGGTGAAGTCAAACAGGAGGATCTCCCTGAACTTACGGGCTATTCAAGACCCACAATAAGCAGGATAATCCAGGAACTTGAAAAGAAGCAGTTGGTTACCAGGGAGAAGATAGGGAAGACTTTCATGGTAAAACTCACAAAAGACATAATCATGCGGGATTGA
- a CDS encoding lysylphosphatidylglycerol synthase domain-containing protein yields MRRKQAATLVITAVLFFYLLYKIKSEASNVQASIRHLNPLLFLLAVLAGVVSYLLYTLLWYVLVRGVARTTYAEVLKVNLAGTYLAFSLNAAIGNIIKAKFLGTDYFKVLGATALAITLELTVGGMMIMGLNSDMSALPFVLLLLGAVVFDGFYYRLVSYPINRLKWEGIKKSLRSFYQGWSAVKSRAVNLAAAFFVASLLVVFNALSLLLVGLSFGADFSFRSAVMAIIYSEVLGGLLGTPGGMGANEVGLMFGIGHSGLAALTAITYKFIGQYAYALLGAVAFYRLVGRER; encoded by the coding sequence ATGCGCAGGAAGCAGGCAGCCACACTGGTTATAACAGCGGTACTCTTTTTTTACCTCCTCTACAAGATAAAGAGCGAGGCCTCCAACGTCCAGGCCAGTATACGGCACCTCAACCCCTTACTCTTCCTCCTGGCGGTGCTGGCGGGGGTGGTCTCGTACCTGCTCTACACGCTTCTTTGGTACGTTCTCGTCAGGGGGGTCGCCAGAACCACCTACGCTGAGGTCCTGAAGGTCAATCTAGCTGGGACGTACCTGGCTTTTTCACTTAACGCCGCCATCGGGAACATCATCAAGGCCAAGTTCCTTGGCACTGACTACTTCAAGGTCCTTGGGGCTACGGCACTAGCGATAACCCTTGAGTTGACGGTCGGCGGCATGATGATAATGGGGTTGAACTCCGATATGAGTGCACTCCCTTTCGTGCTTCTCCTCCTCGGGGCGGTAGTTTTCGACGGTTTTTACTATCGTCTGGTTTCCTACCCAATAAACCGGCTTAAATGGGAGGGCATCAAGAAAAGCCTTCGGTCCTTCTACCAAGGATGGAGCGCCGTTAAATCGAGGGCCGTCAACCTGGCCGCCGCTTTCTTCGTCGCCTCCCTCCTCGTGGTGTTTAATGCCCTTTCCCTCCTCCTGGTTGGCCTGTCTTTTGGTGCAGACTTCTCCTTCCGCAGTGCCGTTATGGCCATCATCTACTCGGAGGTTCTTGGAGGCCTCCTTGGAACCCCTGGGGGAATGGGCGCGAACGAGGTGGGTCTCATGTTCGGCATAGGACACTCCGGACTGGCGGCGTTAACCGCAATAACCTACAAGTTCATCGGCCAGTACGCGTACGCACTCTTGGGCGCGGTTGCCTTCTACCGGCTGGTGGGGAGGGAGAGATAG
- the speE gene encoding polyamine aminopropyltransferase — MGFNREDNAFIEWYPRGYGVGFKVKERLLETQTKYQRLELYETEGFGKLLVLDGTVQLLEVGEESYHEVLVHPVMLAHPRPRKVLIIGGGDGGALREVLKHEDVERVVMVEIDETVIEVSKLYMDVAKGVFDDPRAEVIVGDGVEYLRNTGERFDVIIVDSTDPVGPAKLLFSEGFFESAYTRLNDNGLYITQAGSVYLFTNELLDAYMAMKKVFDHVHYFSFPVIGYASPWGFLVGIRGYLDFNKVDLGRAGKLDLYYYDPERHGTLFQMPRYVRRLLENERT; from the coding sequence ATGGGATTCAACAGGGAGGATAACGCCTTCATTGAGTGGTATCCGCGGGGATATGGGGTGGGTTTCAAAGTCAAAGAGAGGCTCCTTGAAACCCAGACTAAATACCAGAGGCTGGAGCTTTACGAGACCGAGGGCTTCGGTAAACTGCTGGTCCTTGATGGGACGGTTCAGCTCCTCGAGGTGGGGGAGGAGAGTTATCATGAGGTTCTCGTTCATCCGGTTATGCTGGCCCATCCACGTCCCAGAAAGGTCTTGATAATCGGCGGTGGCGATGGGGGGGCCCTTCGGGAGGTTCTAAAGCACGAAGACGTTGAAAGAGTTGTCATGGTTGAGATTGATGAGACGGTTATAGAGGTCTCAAAGCTCTATATGGACGTTGCCAAGGGCGTTTTTGATGATCCCCGGGCTGAGGTGATAGTGGGGGACGGTGTTGAGTACCTCCGGAACACGGGGGAGAGATTCGACGTCATAATAGTGGATTCAACAGACCCTGTTGGACCGGCCAAGCTCCTCTTTTCTGAGGGATTCTTTGAGAGCGCGTACACCCGCTTAAACGACAACGGCCTGTACATCACGCAGGCCGGTAGCGTCTACCTTTTCACGAACGAGCTCCTCGACGCTTACATGGCGATGAAGAAGGTCTTCGATCACGTCCACTACTTCAGCTTCCCGGTAATCGGCTACGCCTCACCCTGGGGTTTTCTCGTCGGGATAAGGGGCTACCTTGACTTCAACAAGGTTGACCTGGGGAGGGCAGGAAAGCTTGACCTTTACTACTACGACCCGGAGAGACACGGGACTCTATTCCAGATGCCACGCTATGTGAGACGGCTGCTTGAGAACGAGCGAACGTGA
- a CDS encoding pyruvoyl-dependent arginine decarboxylase yields the protein MSWTTPKKAFIGAAAAEGGTKLNAFDNALLKLGIGNVNLVKLSSVIPAHIEWMEGVHDVPIGMLLPTVYAHVESDEPGMTISAALGVGISEGNQGGLIYEYSGYCTKEEAEEMVRKMVEEGFAVRGWNLKEFRVASAEATVRDKPVAALAVVVMFPY from the coding sequence ATGAGCTGGACAACTCCCAAGAAGGCGTTTATAGGCGCGGCCGCTGCCGAAGGCGGTACCAAGCTCAACGCCTTTGACAACGCCCTGCTGAAGTTGGGTATAGGTAACGTTAATCTGGTCAAGCTGAGCAGCGTCATCCCCGCACACATTGAGTGGATGGAGGGCGTCCACGACGTTCCCATAGGAATGCTCCTTCCCACCGTCTATGCCCATGTGGAGAGTGATGAGCCCGGAATGACCATCAGTGCGGCCCTTGGGGTCGGTATAAGTGAGGGTAACCAGGGGGGTCTTATCTACGAGTACTCCGGTTACTGCACTAAAGAAGAGGCCGAGGAAATGGTCAGAAAAATGGTCGAGGAGGGATTCGCAGTCCGCGGCTGGAACCTCAAAGAGTTCCGCGTGGCTTCTGCCGAGGCCACCGTAAGGGACAAACCAGTGGCGGCACTGGCGGTCGTCGTTATGTTTCCGTATTGA
- a CDS encoding cation:proton antiporter has protein sequence MAFDVIGYVFIIIATARIFAEIFERFGYPGFLGEISAGLLLGAIIHNLPREELGLLAELGIFFLMLYAGLELTPEEVRLGGRKSFPIYLITLTVMFLLTVPFTSYRVGADNVIVASILSVASAPVVLRMTRFFGKDFLHIALSYAVISEVGTLVILYLLINFELHHLSYFGIFLELVKDAVFLTVILGINYVIGIKHKLWLVTKLRRLKSDEAVFGMVMILATSLALVSEQIGLHFSIGAFLVGLLLHSDLMGTKQYERVHTIISGVTYGIFAPIFFAWRGINFDTELSLVVVYFFVVIYLVRIVLTTALVWEESLKTSLSRAAGISSFGVLGLLVGEIGYSYGVLSEHMYALASLVSILGIFVSATIGRAVEVYNSKAREAP, from the coding sequence TTGGCGTTCGACGTTATCGGTTACGTCTTCATTATCATAGCCACCGCACGGATTTTCGCTGAGATCTTTGAGCGGTTCGGCTATCCCGGCTTTCTCGGTGAGATCTCTGCCGGACTGCTTTTGGGGGCCATCATCCACAACCTTCCAAGGGAGGAACTGGGTCTCCTGGCCGAGCTTGGTATATTCTTTCTCATGCTATACGCTGGCCTTGAGCTTACGCCGGAGGAGGTCCGTCTGGGCGGCAGGAAGAGCTTCCCGATATATCTCATCACCCTCACCGTCATGTTCCTCCTCACGGTTCCTTTTACCTCTTACCGGGTGGGAGCCGACAACGTGATAGTCGCCTCCATACTCTCAGTCGCGTCCGCACCCGTGGTTCTGAGGATGACACGTTTCTTTGGGAAGGATTTTCTGCACATAGCCCTCTCTTATGCCGTTATAAGCGAGGTCGGAACCTTGGTCATTCTGTACCTTCTCATAAATTTCGAACTGCATCACCTCAGCTACTTCGGGATATTCCTCGAACTCGTCAAGGACGCGGTTTTCCTGACTGTTATACTTGGCATCAATTACGTCATCGGCATAAAGCACAAGCTGTGGCTCGTGACCAAACTTCGCAGGCTCAAAAGTGATGAGGCCGTCTTTGGGATGGTTATGATACTGGCGACGTCCCTTGCCCTGGTCAGCGAGCAGATAGGCCTCCACTTCAGCATTGGGGCTTTTTTAGTTGGTCTACTCCTTCACAGCGACCTCATGGGCACCAAACAGTACGAGCGGGTTCACACCATAATCTCTGGCGTGACCTACGGCATCTTCGCCCCCATATTCTTCGCTTGGAGGGGAATAAACTTCGATACCGAGCTCTCCCTTGTCGTCGTGTACTTCTTCGTTGTTATATACTTGGTCAGGATAGTGCTGACGACGGCGCTGGTGTGGGAGGAAAGTCTGAAGACGTCCCTGTCAAGGGCTGCCGGGATTTCGAGTTTTGGAGTTCTCGGTCTTCTCGTTGGGGAGATCGGATACTCGTACGGGGTTTTGAGTGAACACATGTACGCCCTCGCCTCCCTCGTGAGCATCCTCGGGATATTCGTGTCGGCCACAATAGGAAGGGCTGTGGAGGTGTACAACAGTAAGGCCCGAGAAGCTCCCTGA
- a CDS encoding ACT domain-containing protein has translation MKHYEIVRIKEDGKVELPFEYAHELGLVEGGYFLVEIDPGLKEAHLERIALPGKKLLEVELVVEDRPGVLAKVSGLFGRHGANILFSESEELKELDLAAIVAVLDVSKSRIPLEELERELLNEEGVREVSLKNVE, from the coding sequence ATGAAACACTACGAGATTGTAAGGATCAAGGAGGATGGAAAGGTGGAGCTTCCCTTTGAGTACGCCCACGAGCTGGGGCTGGTGGAGGGGGGGTACTTCCTCGTCGAGATAGACCCAGGGCTTAAGGAGGCCCACCTTGAGAGGATAGCCCTCCCCGGGAAGAAGCTCCTCGAAGTTGAACTGGTTGTGGAGGACAGGCCTGGTGTCTTGGCAAAGGTGAGCGGCCTCTTCGGGAGACATGGGGCAAACATCCTCTTCAGTGAGAGTGAGGAGCTTAAAGAACTGGACCTGGCGGCTATCGTTGCCGTCCTTGACGTTAGCAAGAGCAGGATTCCTCTGGAAGAGCTTGAGAGGGAGCTCCTCAATGAGGAGGGGGTAAGGGAGGTCAGCCTAAAGAACGTGGAGTAG
- a CDS encoding proton-conducting transporter membrane subunit — protein sequence MIPLLAALPLLFAFATALLIPLHRNNLTKYLFLTGAFAPWVVFLFGGEGSEVVGGWTRTGGIEVAVGPYSRWFILAELLLFSIAALYSVVYFRGKVKPFVLLLLIHTGLLGAFISRDLFNYYIYMEVVSVSTFSLVAFPRDSEAKRAAYKYLMLSMISSYFFVFAVGLLYLKTGYLNLYLMSRAVTQSKEVVAAIAIAFTSLLLKAGVFPLHSWLPDANSVAPTPVVILSGITVNVPLYGMLLLSKYLPLSIHFKTALTSIAFVSMFVGAGMALLQRDAKRLLAYSTVSQMGYALIGLGTGNLLGAVYYSFAHAIIKGGLFLSVGSLSDARGSRRLDALSYRGDTLIAVSVIALSLAIGGVSPFVSALGKAELLRGLTWGRWLFYLAGVGTLAAFAKLNYWLSRGVGVGVAGVYRFLSIVPPLLVVVFGLYLYRALQPLDVVIVGAGILTFALLRLSGLTGRGIGFDLPVGRDVSINAALYALFLLFLLHVL from the coding sequence GTGATCCCTCTGCTCGCTGCACTTCCGCTGTTATTTGCCTTTGCCACTGCGCTTCTCATTCCCCTACACCGTAATAACCTGACCAAGTACTTATTTCTGACGGGTGCCTTTGCCCCTTGGGTGGTTTTTCTCTTCGGGGGTGAGGGAAGCGAGGTCGTCGGCGGCTGGACGCGGACGGGGGGTATTGAGGTTGCCGTAGGCCCGTACAGCAGGTGGTTTATCCTGGCGGAACTGCTGCTCTTTTCCATCGCTGCGCTTTACTCCGTGGTTTACTTCAGAGGAAAGGTTAAACCATTCGTCCTGCTTCTCCTGATTCATACGGGACTCCTGGGTGCCTTTATATCCCGCGATCTCTTCAACTACTACATCTACATGGAGGTCGTGTCGGTGTCCACCTTCTCCCTCGTGGCGTTTCCAAGGGACAGCGAGGCTAAGCGGGCCGCGTACAAGTACCTCATGCTGTCCATGATCTCATCTTACTTCTTTGTGTTTGCAGTCGGGTTGCTGTACCTCAAGACAGGATACCTCAACCTTTACCTTATGTCCCGGGCCGTAACGCAATCAAAAGAGGTAGTCGCTGCGATCGCGATAGCCTTTACCTCCCTGCTTCTTAAGGCGGGTGTGTTTCCTCTTCACTCCTGGCTCCCCGATGCAAATTCTGTGGCCCCAACACCGGTTGTGATTCTCTCGGGGATAACCGTAAACGTGCCCCTGTACGGTATGCTGCTCCTTTCCAAATACCTCCCATTGAGCATCCACTTTAAGACCGCACTCACTTCCATTGCCTTCGTGTCAATGTTTGTCGGGGCGGGTATGGCCCTTCTTCAGAGGGACGCGAAGAGGTTGCTCGCCTACTCGACAGTCTCCCAGATGGGGTACGCCCTTATTGGACTCGGAACGGGAAACCTGCTGGGGGCTGTGTACTACTCCTTCGCACACGCGATAATCAAAGGGGGCCTCTTCCTCTCAGTTGGTTCCCTCTCAGATGCCAGGGGGAGCCGGCGTCTTGATGCCCTCTCGTACAGGGGAGATACCCTGATCGCCGTCTCAGTTATCGCCCTCAGTTTGGCCATCGGCGGTGTTTCCCCATTCGTAAGTGCCCTGGGAAAAGCGGAGCTTCTTCGCGGTCTGACGTGGGGTCGGTGGCTCTTTTACCTCGCGGGTGTTGGGACCTTGGCCGCCTTCGCAAAGCTCAACTACTGGTTATCGCGCGGTGTTGGGGTGGGTGTTGCAGGGGTTTACCGATTCCTTTCAATAGTTCCCCCACTTTTGGTGGTGGTTTTTGGACTGTATCTTTACAGGGCTCTCCAGCCCCTTGATGTGGTTATAGTGGGTGCAGGCATCTTAACCTTTGCCCTGCTGAGGCTCTCCGGACTCACTGGCCGCGGGATTGGGTTTGACCTCCCTGTGGGGAGGGATGTGAGCATAAACGCGGCCCTGTACGCACTCTTTCTACTGTTCCTACTCCACGTTCTTTAG
- a CDS encoding cation:proton antiporter subunit C, which produces MIDAETVGVLVMLIGLYGIMVNEKPIKQVLSVNVLSVGLVLFFIGTGYVPNRTFPVMPANPVDPLPATLMLTTLVVDVALTALALALITDMGVDA; this is translated from the coding sequence ATGATTGACGCGGAGACCGTTGGGGTTCTAGTAATGTTAATAGGTCTCTACGGCATCATGGTAAACGAGAAACCGATAAAGCAGGTTCTCTCCGTAAACGTGCTCTCGGTTGGGCTTGTACTTTTCTTCATCGGGACGGGCTACGTACCAAACCGAACGTTCCCGGTGATGCCCGCGAACCCCGTTGACCCGCTCCCCGCGACCCTCATGCTCACAACACTGGTGGTGGACGTGGCACTGACGGCCCTGGCACTTGCTCTGATAACCGACATGGGGGTGGATGCGTGA
- a CDS encoding MnhB domain-containing protein: MGMTLVVKTTTTLVAPFLVTYGAYLALYGYASPGGGFQAGVVLAVSAILLMTAYGPRWVKRHFPGGEVSLLEGFSGLFLTALALAGLLFGGFFFNFLRPYLPGGTIVLFNVGVALKVAAAFILTFYLLSRWVDHD, from the coding sequence ATGGGGATGACCTTAGTGGTTAAGACAACGACCACGCTGGTGGCACCGTTTCTGGTAACTTACGGGGCTTACCTGGCTCTGTACGGATACGCAAGCCCAGGGGGCGGTTTTCAGGCTGGTGTGGTCCTGGCGGTCAGTGCCATCCTCCTGATGACCGCGTACGGCCCAAGATGGGTAAAAAGGCACTTTCCCGGAGGGGAGGTCAGTTTATTGGAGGGGTTTTCTGGCCTGTTCCTCACGGCCCTTGCACTGGCCGGTCTCCTGTTCGGGGGCTTCTTCTTCAACTTTCTGAGGCCTTACCTTCCGGGGGGCACGATCGTACTATTCAACGTTGGGGTGGCCTTAAAGGTTGCCGCCGCGTTTATCCTTACGTTTTATCTCCTGTCCAGGTGGGTTGACCATGATTGA
- a CDS encoding hydrogenase subunit MbhD domain-containing protein has protein sequence MVGTILSVLLVAMVFLAVSVVESREPVRAVIRYGLLGLVFVLVLIMLRAPDVALSAVVVGAVLTGLFLYAVRGVGE, from the coding sequence ATGGTGGGGACCATCCTTAGCGTCCTTCTGGTAGCAATGGTTTTCCTGGCCGTCTCGGTGGTGGAATCCAGGGAACCGGTTAGGGCGGTTATCCGCTACGGTCTCCTTGGCCTAGTGTTCGTGCTCGTGCTTATCATGCTCAGGGCCCCCGACGTGGCCCTGTCCGCTGTGGTTGTCGGGGCAGTGCTCACCGGACTCTTCCTCTACGCTGTTAGGGGGGTAGGGGAGTGA
- the mnhG gene encoding monovalent cation/H(+) antiporter subunit G, which translates to MIEFVLLAFGLFIMLFGALGLLRFPDVYTRLHATSKCDTGGAMSILLALAVSVNAPPLIRLKFILLAFLIALINPMLSHAIARGAYKRGIKPKVVVDMYGGDHP; encoded by the coding sequence GTGATCGAGTTCGTCCTCCTGGCGTTTGGGTTGTTCATAATGCTGTTCGGAGCTTTGGGTCTCCTTCGTTTCCCCGACGTGTACACCAGACTTCACGCGACCTCCAAATGCGACACCGGCGGGGCAATGAGCATACTGCTGGCCCTTGCCGTTTCCGTAAATGCGCCCCCCCTCATAAGGCTCAAGTTCATACTGCTCGCCTTCCTTATAGCCCTCATCAACCCCATGCTATCCCATGCAATAGCGAGGGGAGCCTACAAACGTGGGATAAAACCCAAAGTGGTGGTGGATATGTATGGTGGGGACCATCCTTAG
- a CDS encoding monovalent cation/H+ antiporter complex subunit F, with product MAEENFLVTLRYTVWFLVFTAAVVSYRVVFGPTLADRMVALNTATTKVVVMVAVLSVVLDAYYLLDVAVVLLMVNAVGGLITARYLEVGR from the coding sequence ATGGCTGAAGAAAATTTTCTGGTGACCCTCAGGTACACCGTTTGGTTCCTGGTCTTTACGGCCGCCGTGGTCAGCTACCGGGTCGTGTTCGGTCCGACCTTGGCCGATAGGATGGTTGCCCTCAACACTGCCACGACGAAGGTGGTCGTTATGGTGGCGGTGCTCTCGGTAGTGCTGGACGCGTACTACCTCCTAGACGTGGCTGTAGTCCTCCTCATGGTAAACGCCGTGGGCGGCCTCATAACAGCCAGGTACCTGGAGGTGGGAAGGTGA
- a CDS encoding Na+/H+ antiporter subunit E → MSRVHFYLKERIEDIKRRVLYESYEAMKLPPWERVAVTWVVLFTFWLLVAGWGDEVHLLIAAVVTLLIAVIMRDMLTEDIRGRGHLLIKSLYIFLFVVPQYLFIMAFRLLESNLRVVRNVILLDITPGIIKIEADLYSDTGLTILANSITLTPGTLTLDVEKKLGKAYLYVHWINVETLDGERAGRIIKGDLEEWLKKIFW, encoded by the coding sequence ATGAGCAGGGTTCACTTCTACCTCAAAGAACGTATCGAAGACATCAAGAGGAGGGTTCTTTACGAGAGCTACGAGGCGATGAAGCTCCCCCCGTGGGAAAGGGTCGCCGTAACCTGGGTGGTCCTCTTCACTTTCTGGCTGCTGGTGGCGGGTTGGGGGGATGAGGTTCACCTGCTCATAGCCGCTGTGGTCACGCTGCTCATCGCGGTGATAATGAGGGACATGCTGACGGAGGATATACGGGGGAGGGGGCACCTTCTCATCAAGTCCCTCTACATCTTCCTTTTTGTGGTTCCTCAGTACCTGTTCATCATGGCGTTCCGCCTCCTTGAGAGCAACCTCCGCGTCGTGAGAAACGTTATCCTCCTGGACATAACCCCTGGCATCATTAAGATCGAGGCGGATCTCTACTCTGATACGGGCCTGACGATCCTCGCTAACTCGATAACGCTAACACCGGGAACATTGACGCTGGATGTGGAGAAAAAGCTCGGGAAAGCTTATTTGTACGTTCACTGGATCAACGTGGAGACGCTGGACGGTGAGAGGGCAGGGAGAATAATTAAGGGGGATTTGGAGGAATGGCTGAAGAAAATTTTCTGGTGA
- the gcvH gene encoding glycine cleavage system protein GcvH produces MIKAGEYKVKEGLYYTKDHEWAQVLEDGTVLVGISDYAQKELGDLAYVELPEVGKEVSKGDVLCELESVKAVSEVYAPVSGEVVEVNEVLEDSPEVLNEEPYENWIAKLKPTNLEEELKGLMDAEAYAKYLEEI; encoded by the coding sequence ATGATTAAAGCCGGAGAATACAAGGTCAAGGAGGGGCTTTACTATACCAAAGACCACGAATGGGCCCAGGTTCTTGAGGACGGGACGGTTCTCGTGGGCATAAGCGACTACGCCCAGAAGGAGCTCGGTGACCTCGCCTACGTTGAGCTTCCGGAGGTTGGAAAGGAGGTCAGCAAAGGCGATGTCCTTTGCGAGCTTGAGAGTGTCAAGGCCGTCTCCGAGGTCTACGCCCCTGTCAGCGGCGAGGTGGTTGAAGTCAACGAGGTTCTTGAGGACTCCCCCGAGGTCCTCAACGAGGAACCCTACGAGAACTGGATAGCCAAGCTCAAGCCGACCAACCTTGAGGAAGAGCTCAAAGGGTTAATGGACGCAGAAGCCTACGCCAAGTACCTCGAAGAGATTTAA
- the snatA gene encoding neutral amino acid NAAT transporter SnatA, protein MGGHVIGLLKYFLLLYGGLFAITNPVGAVPMFLSITHDLDPVNRREIANKTSVSVILTLLTFALIGQWIFKFFGSSVDAFSIAGGILLFKMGLEMLSGKLSSVKISREETEEFGEDVVTLEEVAIIPLAIPLISGPGAITTVMIYMAKSGTLPGKLTVMTTVVTIGLTVWLVLHSANRIQERLGRVGIKVMTRMMGLILTSMAVQMIINGVKGAFGL, encoded by the coding sequence ATGGGTGGTCACGTGATAGGGCTCCTGAAGTATTTCCTGCTCCTCTACGGAGGGCTGTTTGCAATAACAAACCCAGTTGGAGCGGTCCCCATGTTCCTCAGCATTACACATGACCTTGACCCCGTAAACCGCAGAGAGATAGCCAATAAAACGTCGGTCTCGGTGATCCTGACCCTGCTGACCTTCGCCCTCATCGGGCAGTGGATATTCAAATTCTTCGGGTCAAGCGTCGATGCGTTCTCCATAGCAGGAGGGATACTCCTGTTCAAAATGGGCCTTGAGATGCTCTCCGGGAAACTCTCATCCGTGAAGATCAGTCGCGAGGAAACCGAGGAGTTTGGGGAGGACGTCGTTACCCTTGAAGAGGTCGCAATAATCCCCCTTGCGATCCCCCTGATCTCCGGTCCGGGGGCCATAACGACGGTCATGATATACATGGCGAAGAGCGGAACCCTGCCTGGAAAACTCACCGTCATGACGACGGTAGTCACGATAGGCCTAACGGTCTGGCTCGTCCTGCACTCCGCAAACAGGATACAGGAACGTCTCGGTAGGGTGGGGATAAAGGTCATGACCAGGATGATGGGCCTCATACTGACCTCTATGGCGGTTCAGATGATAATAAACGGGGTTAAAGGGGCCTTTGGGCTCTGA
- a CDS encoding family 4A encapsulin nanocompartment shell protein has translation MRGDLIRVLSAIEEKANELKMDGYQPDVVLFGAEAYEYVKAQVAEEFGGEEEVLELSGITVRILDELDGDGVVVDSSALGLGLGGAKRFRVVE, from the coding sequence ATGAGGGGAGACCTTATCCGTGTTCTGAGTGCCATAGAGGAGAAGGCCAATGAGCTCAAGATGGACGGTTATCAGCCGGACGTGGTGTTGTTCGGCGCCGAAGCGTACGAGTACGTAAAAGCCCAGGTTGCCGAGGAGTTTGGAGGAGAGGAGGAGGTTCTGGAACTGTCCGGAATAACGGTCAGGATCCTCGATGAACTCGACGGCGACGGGGTCGTTGTAGACTCCAGCGCCCTGGGTCTGGGACTCGGCGGTGCCAAGCGCTTTAGGGTTGTTGAGTGA